The Nerophis ophidion isolate RoL-2023_Sa linkage group LG24, RoL_Noph_v1.0, whole genome shotgun sequence genome includes a region encoding these proteins:
- the LOC133542255 gene encoding protein ripply2-like → MDVGGFNLLAPLGNNDANPQSRLWRPWTGTETRTSAGTQPAKPAMFVHPVKLFWPKTKCFDYLYREAEMLLQNYPVQATICPFNDPSSSEDDTEEEEDDVDEEQMDKLN, encoded by the exons ATGGACGTTGGTGGATTTAATCTTTTAGCTCCACTCGGCAACAACGACGCGAACCCGCAGTCTCGCCTGTGGAGACCGTGGACCGGAACCGAGACCAGAACAAGCGCTGGAACGCAACCAGCCAAACCAGCCATGTTCGTCCACCCAGTCaa gttaTTCTGGCCCAAAACCAAGTGTTTTGACTACTTGTACCGAGAGGCCGAGATGCTCCTGCAGAACTACCCGGTCCAGGCGACCATCTGCCCCTTTAACGACCCCTCCAGCAGCGAGGACGACACCGAGGAAGAGGAGGACGACGTTGATGAAGAGCAAATGGACAAACTCAACTAA